The Inmirania thermothiophila nucleotide sequence CCGAGGCCGAAGAGAAGGCCGATGAGGGTTGCCAGGTCCATCGAGGCTGCTCCCCGGTGCCCGCGATCCGGGTCCTGCGACTGGGTGGATCTTGATCTATGTCGGCCGCCGCGGCCGTGGGTTGAGCCCGCGCGTCCTTGCCCGCGGCGGCGGCTTCAGTTTAACTGACCGGCGTCGGATCGGGAGAGGGACGTGGGCAGCCCCCGTGACGCCATCGCGCTCGCCTGGACCGGGGCCTCGGGGGCGCCCTACGGGCTGCGTCTGCTCCACTGCCTGCTGGCGGCCGGCGAGGAGGTCTTCCTCATGGTCTCGCCGGCGGCCCGGGTGGTGCTCGCCGCCGAGGAGGACCTCGCGCTGCCGGCCGAGGGCGGCGCGATGGCGGCCGCCCTGGGGGCGCGGCTCGGGGTCGCCACCGACGGCCTGCGCATCCTCGGCCATCAGGAGTGGATGGCGCCGGTGGCCAGCGGCAGCGCCGCGCCCCGGGCGATGGTGGTCTGTCCCTGCTCCATGGGGACCCTCTCGGCCATCGCCACCGGCGCCAGCAACAACCTCATCGAGCGCGCCGCCGACGTCATGCTCAAGGAGCGCCGCCCCCTCATCCTCGTCCCCCGCGACACGCCCCTGTCCGCGATCCATCTCGAGAACATGCTGCGCGTGACGCGGGCGGGGGCGGTGGTGCTGCCGGCCTCGCCCGGCTTCTACCACCGTCCCCGGACCGTGGCCGAGGTGGTGGACTTCGTGGTCGCGCGGATCCTCGACCACCTCGGCATCGGCCACGATCTCATCCCCCGCTGGGGGGCGTGATGTCGGGCGGGGCGAGCAACAGCACGCCCCCGTCCCAT carries:
- a CDS encoding flavin prenyltransferase UbiX, encoding MGSPRDAIALAWTGASGAPYGLRLLHCLLAAGEEVFLMVSPAARVVLAAEEDLALPAEGGAMAAALGARLGVATDGLRILGHQEWMAPVASGSAAPRAMVVCPCSMGTLSAIATGASNNLIERAADVMLKERRPLILVPRDTPLSAIHLENMLRVTRAGAVVLPASPGFYHRPRTVAEVVDFVVARILDHLGIGHDLIPRWGA